The DNA window TGCCCTGACCTCTCCAACAATCCCTTGTATTTGGTGTCCCAGTCATGACTGGTTCTATATTTTCTCCAGGAGATGGGTTCTGATCGTTTTTATGatgtttatctttcctttctccttcagcttgtggggcacagaggcagagacagtgcttctccctccttcccatgaCATGAGTGGGGACTTCAGACATACTGCTGCCTGACCAAGGGGAAGTAAGTAGACATTCAAAATATCTGAACTTCAGGGTCAGGTCAGTTGCCAGAGGTCACCATTTATTAGAATTCAGTTAGTTTTTAAAGCTAAACAAGAGTCACTTAGCGCCacaatttgtgtatttattgccTTTCTAAGTGATCATAACAAGAAAAACACAGCCTAGCACAAATCAATGACCCGTCTCAGAGAGCCGACTCTGGCGTCCACGGCCCCCCAGTCGTGGTACCACCTGTAGTCCCCTGGCCTCAGTAGGTACTGCCGCCCCCGGTAGCTGGGCATCTCATAGAGGACCCAGCAGCCCTCCAGCACTTGGAGGGAGCGGAGCTCACTGAGCCGGAAGCGATCATGGATGCAGGGGCAGTCCTCCGTGAGCTCAGACACGAGACCTCTGTAGTCATCTCTCTCGTACAGCCTTATCCTGTGAGAGCTGGTCTGTTGtaacaataaacaagaaaaataaatagtgtGCATCCTTGATGTCAATAACAGTGACTCAACCAGCTGCATCTTTGTGAAGCATGGCTTTCAAACCATCCTGTCATACATGCATCATCTCCTTACATTGTTGGTCTAACAAATTAGGAAGAGGCTTAACATAAAACTGACCTGACTAGTGGACTATCTTGTGGAAGAAACAAACATTGAGATAAAGGGAATaaaagggttcctttgtaggaaACCATCTGTCGCAACTGTGTTTAGTGCGTCTGAGAGACGATGGTAACCCCTTTTCCATTGTGACTGCGTATGACGGAGTCCTATCAAGCTTGTTTTTAGGTCACTTTTGTATTCATAATTTACAACAATCTATATTTACTCTGAGTCCGCACATCTGACATTTTGCCGTCACTTGTACCATTTGAGTTTCTTGCCTCAAAGAAATTCCTGttttatttgtatctctttttgcATTTGCAAATTTCTCTAGCCTAATTCTGGCTTCACTTCTCGAATCTGCTTGCCACACCGCATAATTTGGTGTCATCAGAAAGCAGAAACACAAACTCCACATTCTTAAAACACATTAGGCAGCACTTTGGCTAGGACAACGTCCGTGACACCCTGACACATGATCCGTCTCTGCTCGTTGTTAGAAACTGTCGATAACAACAAGCTAAAACACATCGTTCCAGCTTCTAGATCCGTGTGTTGTAGAGCAGGTACTGAAAACAACTGCCGATACAGTGAGAATGCATCATACCTGTATTGTTCTCCTGCAGTCTGTTAGTGtttctatcattaaaaaataatgatctagatagattttttctttactgaacaaggtgatttttatttagaaattagagATCAGCTAGATGCTACCAAATTTAATTGTAGAGGCTATGTTGTAATTTCTGGTGCCCTAAAAACCATCTTGTCATccttaagtaagaaaaaaatagagattataGTTATTCATAATCCTGCTCACATTTTTTCAATGCTTGAGAGTCA is part of the Equus quagga isolate Etosha38 unplaced genomic scaffold, UCLA_HA_Equagga_1.0 HiC_scaffold_8248_RagTag, whole genome shotgun sequence genome and encodes:
- the LOC124232592 gene encoding gamma-crystallin A-like, with the translated sequence DSGCWMLYERPHYQGHQYLVRRGDYPDSQHWMGLGDAVGSCRAIPYTSSHRIRLYERDDYRGLVSELTEDCPCIHDRFRLSELRSLQVLEGCWVLYEMPSYRGRQYLLRPGDYRWYHDWGAVDARVGSLRRVIDLC